The bacterium sequence TTCTTTGGGAATGGAAAAGGAGTCGAGGTCCGAGATCTCGTCGGCGAAATGCATCAGCTCCAGCACCAAGGCATGGCGCCGCGGCTTCACCGCCGCCAGATACTGGCGGGTCTTGATCACCACCTTGGCGATCCCGACTTTTCCGGTCTCAGCTAGAACCTCCCGCAGCAAGGCATAGGCCTTTTCGCCGCCCTTGACCGGCACCATGTAGTAAGGCTTGGAGAAGAAGACCGGGTCGATGTCGTCCAATTCGACGAAATCGACGATGTCGACGGTTTGGGTCGCTTCGACGTCGGCTTGCTTGAAATCCTCGTCCTTGAGGATGACGTATTTCCCGTCCTCGTACTCATAGCCCTTGGCGATCTGGTCCCAGGGGACTTCCTTGCCGTCGGCCTCGGCCACCCGCTTGTAGTTGATCGGGCTCAGGTCGCTCCGGCGCAGCATGCGGAATTTCAGCTCTTCGCTCCGGGTCGCCGAGTAGAGCGAGATCGGGATCGTGACGAGGCCGAAGCTGATCGATCCTTTCCAGATGGCGTGCATAATTCCTCCAGTTTTTGCTTGAGCTTCAGCACCGGCGCGAAAAGGTCGCCATATTTCTTGGCTCGCTTCAGCACGGCGTCGGCGTCGAAGCTCAAGGCCTCCGCGTCGCCGGATTTCAGGGCCCTGCTCAGCTCGGTCCAGCGCAGCGGAGTCGAAACGGTCGGCCTCTCCTTCGCCCGCAGCGAATAGACGCAAACCGTCGTCTTATGATCGTCGTTTTGGCTCCAATCGATGAAAATTTTACCCTTTCGCAGGCTCTTCGCCATCTTCGAAACCACCTCTTGGGGGTAGCGGGCCTCGAAGGCCTCGGCCAGCCCCTTGGCGAAGGTCTTGGTCCTTTCATAATCGACCGGCGTGTTAAGCGGGACGTAGACCTGAATCCCCTTGGAGCCCGAAGTTTTGGGCAAACACTCGAGCTTTTGCCGGCCGAGAAACTCTTTGATTCGCAAGGCCAGGTCGGCGCATTCAAGGATGCCGACGCCCGGGCCCGGATCGAGGTCGAAGACCATCGTCGTCGGGCGGAGGATGTCCTTGCCCAGGCTCAAGCTGACATGGAGCTCGAGATCGGCCAAGTTCACCAGCCAAACCAGTTGGGCCAAATCCTCGACCATGCAGTAATGGATGTCCTCGCCCCGATGCTCGCTGAACACCCGGGTGGTCTTGAACCAGGAAGGCCGATAGGGCGGACAGCGCTTTTCGTAGAAAAAAGGGCCGCGCACGCCTTCGGGATAGCGCTTCAATGTCAGAGGACGGCCCTTCAGATGGGGCAGGAGATGGGGAGCGATCCGGATATAGTAGTCGAGGACCTGAGCCTTGGTGAAATCGGCGGCGGGATAGAAAACCTTGTCGAGGTTGCTGAGCTTGAGCTCATGGCCCTCGATTTGTAGGGAATGGCCGGCCATATCCTATCCCCCGTGAGTCACCTCCCGGTGCAA is a genomic window containing:
- a CDS encoding Ku protein encodes the protein MHAIWKGSISFGLVTIPISLYSATRSEELKFRMLRRSDLSPINYKRVAEADGKEVPWDQIAKGYEYEDGKYVILKDEDFKQADVEATQTVDIVDFVELDDIDPVFFSKPYYMVPVKGGEKAYALLREVLAETGKVGIAKVVIKTRQYLAAVKPRRHALVLELMHFADEISDLDSFSIPKETKLGAKEIEMAKTLVKSMSEKWKPDKYHDDYKEALMKRIQAKIKAGGKEIPTKAAPKKRAANVIDLVDVLRKSIRESGRPKKKSNRRAS
- the ligD gene encoding non-homologous end-joining DNA ligase encodes the protein MAGHSLQIEGHELKLSNLDKVFYPAADFTKAQVLDYYIRIAPHLLPHLKGRPLTLKRYPEGVRGPFFYEKRCPPYRPSWFKTTRVFSEHRGEDIHYCMVEDLAQLVWLVNLADLELHVSLSLGKDILRPTTMVFDLDPGPGVGILECADLALRIKEFLGRQKLECLPKTSGSKGIQVYVPLNTPVDYERTKTFAKGLAEAFEARYPQEVVSKMAKSLRKGKIFIDWSQNDDHKTTVCVYSLRAKERPTVSTPLRWTELSRALKSGDAEALSFDADAVLKRAKKYGDLFAPVLKLKQKLEELCTPSGKDRSASASSRSRSRSTRRPGAKS